The proteins below are encoded in one region of Pontibacter deserti:
- a CDS encoding MBL fold metallo-hydrolase, with product MKKKIRITLFALGLLIVAALASGCAFLKLSPQFGAEAKGARLKTMQQSPNYKDGQFRNPVETNMDIGFKGFVKIFSARIFGNNDNQVPDWEVPVKKLNARQFTSTVQDTATIVTWLGHSAFMVEIDGKRLLLDPMLGDIASPISFIGPKRFSALPITVEELPQIDAVLISHDHYDHLDYGSIKELNKKTGHFYVALGVGAHLERWGVPAEKITEMDWWQETTFEGLTFAATPSRHFSGRGFDDRMKTLWMSWVIIGKEDRIFFSGDSGYFPGFAKIGSKYGPFDITLMECGQYNELWPNIHMMPEQTVQAHLDLKGKLLMPIHWGAFALAMHTWTDPIERVTKEAARLKVPMTTPLIGESIVLGKKAPGKVWWRR from the coding sequence ATGAAGAAAAAGATCAGAATTACCCTCTTTGCACTTGGCCTGCTTATAGTTGCGGCCCTGGCCTCTGGCTGCGCTTTCCTGAAGTTATCGCCGCAGTTTGGTGCCGAGGCCAAGGGTGCGCGCCTGAAGACCATGCAGCAATCGCCAAACTATAAAGACGGGCAGTTCCGAAACCCTGTTGAAACGAACATGGACATCGGCTTTAAGGGGTTTGTAAAGATCTTTTCGGCCAGGATATTCGGGAATAATGATAACCAGGTGCCTGACTGGGAAGTACCGGTTAAGAAACTGAATGCACGGCAGTTTACCAGCACCGTACAGGACACCGCCACTATAGTTACCTGGCTCGGGCATTCAGCTTTTATGGTAGAAATAGATGGTAAGCGCCTGCTCCTGGACCCTATGCTCGGAGACATTGCCTCTCCTATCAGCTTTATTGGTCCGAAACGTTTCTCTGCGCTGCCCATTACCGTGGAAGAGCTGCCCCAGATTGATGCTGTGCTGATATCGCATGACCACTACGACCACCTGGACTATGGCTCTATTAAAGAGCTGAACAAAAAGACAGGCCATTTTTATGTAGCACTTGGTGTAGGTGCCCACCTGGAACGCTGGGGTGTGCCAGCCGAAAAGATAACCGAAATGGACTGGTGGCAGGAAACAACCTTTGAAGGGCTGACCTTTGCTGCGACCCCATCGCGGCATTTCTCAGGCCGCGGCTTCGACGACAGAATGAAAACGCTCTGGATGTCGTGGGTGATCATTGGTAAGGAAGACAGGATTTTCTTCAGCGGCGACTCCGGCTACTTTCCTGGTTTTGCCAAAATCGGCAGCAAGTATGGTCCCTTCGATATTACCCTGATGGAGTGCGGCCAGTACAACGAGCTATGGCCCAACATACACATGATGCCCGAGCAAACCGTGCAGGCCCACCTCGACCTGAAAGGCAAACTGCTCATGCCCATCCACTGGGGTGCCTTCGCCCTGGCCATGCACACCTGGACCGACCCTATAGAACGAGTAACTAAAGAAGCTGCGCGTTTGAAAGTACCCATGACTACTCCGCTAATCGGGGAATCTATAGTTTTAGGAAAGAAAGCGCCGGGGAAGGTTTGGTGGAGGAGGTAG
- a CDS encoding FAD-binding oxidoreductase, producing the protein MSNMFTVGTLEGATTQLSAEEINALAASLRGQLLTPEAAGYDAARVIWNSMIDRHPGLIVRCAGVADVIQAVNFARTHELLLAVRGGGHNIAGNAVCDKGLLIDLSQMRSVRIDPENHTARVEPGCTLADFDHEAQAFGLATPLGINSTTGVAGLTLGGGFGWLSRKYGMTVDNLLSADVVTADGKLVHASKKQHPDLFWAIRGGGGNFGVVTSFEFQLHPVGPEVLSGLIVHPFEDAKEVLQFYRHYAHTLPDDTAVWVVLRKAPPLPFLPEEWHGREVVVLAACHIGDMAKGEKILEPLRRWGKPIADVIGPHPFVGWQKAFDPLLTPGARNYWKSHNFTELNDGAIDLMIDYVHRLPSPHTEIFLGQVGGQMERVGETETAYPHRDASFIMNVHARWETAAEDNDSIRWARAFFKDSAAYATGGVYVNFLTQDETERIQAAYGPNYDRLVEVKTKYDPDNLFRFNQNIKPSTVALH; encoded by the coding sequence ATGAGCAACATGTTTACAGTGGGTACGCTCGAAGGGGCAACCACACAACTCTCAGCCGAGGAGATCAATGCACTTGCAGCCAGTTTACGAGGCCAGCTCCTGACACCGGAGGCAGCAGGGTATGATGCGGCCAGGGTTATCTGGAACAGTATGATAGACCGGCACCCGGGCCTGATCGTGCGCTGCGCCGGCGTAGCCGATGTGATACAAGCTGTAAATTTTGCGCGAACACATGAGCTGCTGCTGGCAGTGCGGGGCGGAGGCCATAACATTGCCGGTAATGCTGTATGTGACAAAGGCCTGCTGATCGACCTTTCGCAGATGCGCTCTGTACGGATAGACCCGGAAAATCATACAGCGCGTGTAGAGCCCGGCTGCACCCTGGCCGACTTCGACCACGAAGCGCAGGCTTTCGGGCTGGCAACCCCGCTTGGCATTAACTCAACTACCGGTGTGGCAGGTCTTACACTGGGCGGCGGCTTTGGCTGGCTTAGCCGCAAGTATGGCATGACCGTAGATAACCTGCTTTCTGCCGACGTAGTGACTGCCGATGGTAAGCTGGTGCACGCCAGTAAAAAGCAGCACCCGGACCTGTTCTGGGCCATACGTGGCGGAGGCGGTAACTTTGGGGTAGTTACATCTTTTGAGTTTCAGCTGCACCCGGTGGGGCCGGAGGTATTGTCTGGTTTAATTGTACACCCTTTTGAGGATGCAAAAGAAGTACTGCAGTTCTACCGCCATTATGCCCATACGTTGCCCGATGATACCGCTGTGTGGGTGGTACTACGTAAAGCACCGCCGTTGCCTTTTCTGCCGGAAGAATGGCATGGCCGGGAGGTAGTGGTATTAGCAGCCTGCCACATAGGCGACATGGCAAAAGGAGAAAAGATACTGGAGCCACTGCGCAGATGGGGTAAACCGATAGCCGATGTCATTGGTCCGCATCCTTTTGTAGGCTGGCAGAAAGCTTTTGATCCGCTGCTTACTCCGGGAGCCCGCAATTACTGGAAATCACACAACTTTACTGAGCTGAATGACGGAGCCATTGATTTGATGATCGACTATGTGCACCGCCTGCCATCGCCGCACACCGAGATTTTCCTGGGTCAGGTAGGTGGCCAGATGGAACGTGTGGGTGAGACTGAAACAGCTTATCCGCACCGCGATGCCAGCTTTATCATGAACGTGCACGCCCGCTGGGAAACCGCTGCTGAAGATAACGACAGCATTCGCTGGGCACGAGCCTTCTTCAAGGATTCGGCAGCCTATGCCACAGGTGGGGTGTATGTCAACTTCCTGACCCAGGATGAAACAGAGCGCATTCAGGCAGCTTATGGCCCTAATTACGACCGCCTGGTGGAAGTGAAGACCAAGTACGACCCGGACAATCTCTTCCGCTTTAACCAGAACATCAAACCCAGCACAGTGGCGCTGCATTAA
- the mnmE gene encoding tRNA uridine-5-carboxymethylaminomethyl(34) synthesis GTPase MnmE — translation MNTNILSNDTIVAVAPAPGAGAIAVIRLSGPEAITITQRVFKGKNLEQQPSHTIHFGTIRDEGKIVDEVLVSLFKAPHSYTKENVVEISCHGSDYIVQQIVKLFLKHGARLANAGEFTKRAFLNGQFDLAQAEAVADLIASDSALSHEVAMKQMRGGFSQEIKRLRAELVHFASMIELELDFGEEDVEFADRDQLRSLILNIQRIIRELLKSFEVGNVIKNGVPTVIVGKPNAGKSTLLNQLLNEEKAIVSDVPGTTRDFIEDEISLGGITFRFIDTAGLRETTDKVEAIGVERTLQKLSQSSLIIYLFDITTTTPEEVQAELEQLNPKKLPVLAVANKIDEASPTKLAAFDNIEDLVKISAAEGANMDALKDTLIEKVNIGKLNTQQQTIVTNLRHVDSLNKTYAALDDVLHGLALGMSGDLVAADIRRALYSLGEITGEITTDDLLDNIFTKFCIGK, via the coding sequence TTGAATACGAATATACTTTCTAACGATACGATAGTAGCCGTAGCGCCAGCACCCGGTGCTGGCGCTATTGCCGTTATCCGTCTTTCTGGTCCGGAGGCCATAACTATAACCCAGCGTGTATTTAAAGGCAAAAACCTGGAGCAGCAACCATCACATACCATTCATTTCGGTACCATCCGCGATGAAGGTAAGATTGTGGATGAAGTGCTGGTGTCGCTGTTTAAAGCGCCCCACTCCTATACCAAAGAGAACGTGGTGGAGATCTCCTGTCATGGCTCAGACTACATTGTGCAGCAGATCGTGAAGCTATTTCTGAAACATGGTGCCCGCCTGGCCAATGCCGGTGAATTTACAAAACGTGCTTTCCTGAACGGGCAGTTTGACCTGGCGCAGGCCGAAGCTGTAGCCGACTTGATCGCATCTGATTCTGCCCTGTCACATGAAGTGGCTATGAAACAGATGCGGGGTGGATTTTCGCAGGAAATTAAAAGACTGCGTGCTGAACTCGTACACTTTGCCTCTATGATTGAGCTGGAACTGGACTTTGGCGAGGAAGATGTTGAGTTTGCTGACCGCGACCAGCTACGTAGCCTCATCCTCAACATACAGCGCATTATCAGGGAACTACTGAAGTCGTTTGAAGTAGGCAACGTGATCAAGAATGGTGTGCCTACGGTTATAGTTGGTAAACCCAATGCCGGTAAGTCTACCCTCCTGAACCAGCTGCTGAACGAGGAAAAAGCCATTGTATCAGATGTACCTGGTACAACCCGCGATTTTATTGAAGATGAGATTAGCCTGGGCGGTATTACCTTCCGGTTTATAGATACCGCCGGCCTCCGCGAAACGACAGATAAGGTAGAAGCTATAGGTGTGGAGCGCACCCTGCAGAAGCTGAGCCAGTCGTCGCTGATCATTTACCTGTTTGATATTACCACCACTACACCAGAAGAAGTACAGGCCGAACTGGAGCAGCTAAACCCTAAAAAGCTTCCGGTGCTTGCTGTGGCGAATAAAATAGATGAAGCCTCCCCTACTAAACTTGCAGCTTTCGACAACATAGAAGACCTAGTGAAGATATCGGCGGCAGAAGGAGCAAACATGGATGCACTTAAAGATACACTAATAGAAAAAGTAAACATCGGCAAGCTAAACACACAGCAGCAAACTATAGTTACCAACCTCCGCCACGTAGACAGCCTGAACAAAACCTACGCTGCCCTGGATGATGTGCTGCACGGGCTGGCCCTAGGTATGAGCGGCGATCTGGTAGCAGCCGATATTCGCCGAGCACTTTATAGTTTAGGTGAGATCACCGGCGAGATCACAACAGACGATTTACTGGACAACATTTTTACTAAGTTCTGCATCGGCAAGTAA
- a CDS encoding thioredoxin family protein: protein MKPVYTFLTLLVLLSGISAFTFAPSPDNGKKSKAETIKWLTMEEAEAKMKKQPRKIFIDVYTDWCGWCKKMDKSTFSDPEVVAYINKNYYAVKLDAEGKEPITVKGHTYTYKPEYKSHELALALLNGQMSYPTTVYLDEKMNMLSPVPGYLDKAAFTKIIRYFGENFHKTMTWQEYEKRK from the coding sequence ATGAAACCAGTTTATACTTTTCTAACGCTGTTGGTTCTGCTCTCCGGAATCTCAGCTTTTACATTTGCGCCCTCACCTGATAATGGAAAGAAAAGCAAAGCTGAAACTATAAAATGGCTTACTATGGAAGAGGCCGAAGCAAAGATGAAGAAACAGCCCCGCAAGATCTTCATCGATGTGTATACCGACTGGTGCGGCTGGTGCAAAAAGATGGACAAATCAACTTTCTCCGATCCGGAAGTAGTGGCATACATCAATAAGAATTATTATGCCGTAAAACTGGATGCCGAAGGAAAAGAACCTATAACAGTAAAAGGCCATACCTATACTTACAAACCAGAGTATAAATCCCATGAGCTGGCACTGGCTTTATTAAATGGCCAGATGAGCTATCCTACTACTGTCTATCTGGATGAGAAGATGAACATGCTCTCCCCTGTTCCCGGTTACCTCGACAAAGCAGCCTTTACCAAGATCATCCGCTACTTCGGCGAGAACTTCCACAAAACCATGACGTGGCAGGAGTACGAGAAACGGAAGTAA
- a CDS encoding metal ABC transporter permease — translation MNAFWIILTGSLVATCCSLLGCYLILRRMAMVGDAISHAVLPGIVIAFLFTGSRDSIPMIIGAGLLGVITTFLIEFFHRYARVQADASIGITFTWLFAIGIILISVFAGQVDLDQDCVLYGEIAYVPLDLWLTENGLSFGPSTIWTLSFVTILIITFIVLGYKELFLTAFDPGYAAAIGISTTLWYYLLMTAVSLTTVASFESVGAILVVAFLVGPPATAYLLTDNFKQMLVLAVICGIVASVAGYYLAYWLDGSIAGAIATITGIEFGLAFLFSPTHGLLFKNRKAIPV, via the coding sequence GTGAATGCATTCTGGATAATATTGACCGGATCTTTGGTAGCAACCTGCTGTAGTTTGCTGGGCTGTTACCTTATACTTCGCCGGATGGCCATGGTAGGCGATGCTATCTCGCATGCTGTGCTTCCGGGTATCGTAATTGCTTTCCTGTTCACCGGCTCCCGCGATTCTATACCGATGATCATCGGGGCTGGTTTACTGGGCGTGATCACTACCTTCCTGATCGAGTTCTTTCACCGTTATGCCCGTGTACAAGCCGATGCATCCATAGGTATCACCTTTACCTGGCTGTTTGCGATAGGCATTATACTTATCTCTGTTTTTGCTGGCCAGGTAGACCTAGATCAAGACTGTGTACTTTACGGTGAGATTGCATATGTGCCTTTAGATCTGTGGCTTACTGAAAACGGCCTCAGCTTTGGCCCCAGCACCATCTGGACCCTAAGCTTTGTAACTATACTTATCATTACCTTTATAGTGTTGGGCTATAAAGAGTTGTTCCTTACAGCTTTTGACCCGGGCTATGCAGCTGCTATCGGAATCTCAACCACGCTTTGGTATTACCTGCTCATGACCGCAGTATCGCTAACCACAGTGGCCTCTTTTGAGTCGGTGGGTGCTATACTTGTAGTTGCCTTTCTGGTTGGTCCGCCGGCTACAGCTTACCTGCTTACCGATAACTTTAAGCAGATGTTGGTATTAGCTGTAATCTGTGGTATAGTAGCGTCTGTAGCAGGATATTACCTGGCGTACTGGCTCGATGGTTCTATTGCCGGAGCCATTGCTACTATTACAGGTATCGAATTTGGTTTGGCTTTCCTGTTCTCGCCTACGCATGGTTTGCTATTTAAAAACAGAAAAGCCATACCAGTTTAA
- a CDS encoding metal ABC transporter permease, with protein MKEFFEFFSFADANIRYVTLGSVLLASSSAVVGCFTLLRKRALVGDAVAHAVLPGVCLAFILSGTKNPFILLLGAFVTGWLSLILIDYITSRSRIKEDTAIGLVLSVFFGIGILLLTAIQHSGNAAQSGLDKFLFGKAASLVGEDLVVFSAVAILLLVTTIFFYKELKLLCFDEIYAKSIGFPVRSLELLLTTLTVFAVVVGIQAVGVVLMAAMLITPAAAARFWTERLGIMLILAALIGAFSGITGAFVSYTAPAMPTGPWIVLIVSMIAILSFAFAPKRGWIARMMRRRHNKVQILEENLLKLFYQLGEQHEDYFSNRTLDAILTRRNIPKKQALTGLHKLKRQGYIEKHPDGWALTREGEIRGKRVVRLHRLWELYLTQYLQLASDHVHEDAETIEHIITPELEQKLMEELNYPALDPHHTKIP; from the coding sequence ATGAAAGAGTTCTTTGAGTTCTTTTCGTTTGCTGATGCCAATATCCGGTATGTAACGTTGGGCTCTGTGCTGCTGGCCAGTAGTTCCGCAGTGGTTGGTTGTTTTACGCTGCTGCGCAAAAGAGCATTGGTTGGCGATGCGGTGGCGCACGCCGTTTTACCAGGTGTTTGTCTTGCCTTTATACTTTCCGGCACTAAAAACCCATTTATACTTTTGCTGGGCGCTTTTGTAACCGGCTGGCTCTCACTTATACTTATTGATTACATTACATCCCGCTCCCGCATTAAAGAAGATACAGCTATAGGCTTGGTATTATCGGTTTTCTTCGGGATTGGGATACTACTGCTCACTGCCATACAACATTCCGGCAACGCTGCACAAAGTGGCCTCGACAAATTCCTGTTCGGAAAAGCGGCATCGCTTGTTGGCGAAGACCTGGTAGTATTCAGTGCAGTGGCTATACTTTTACTTGTTACCACTATCTTCTTTTATAAAGAACTGAAGCTGCTGTGCTTCGACGAAATATATGCTAAAAGTATAGGATTCCCGGTGCGGTCGCTGGAGTTGCTGCTTACTACCCTTACTGTATTTGCGGTAGTAGTGGGTATACAGGCTGTGGGGGTTGTACTGATGGCTGCCATGTTGATCACGCCTGCTGCTGCTGCCCGCTTCTGGACCGAAAGGCTTGGCATCATGCTTATACTTGCTGCGCTGATAGGAGCTTTCTCAGGGATAACCGGTGCTTTTGTTTCGTATACTGCCCCGGCCATGCCTACCGGCCCCTGGATTGTACTTATCGTTTCCATGATCGCTATACTTTCGTTTGCATTTGCGCCCAAACGCGGCTGGATTGCCAGGATGATGCGCCGCCGACACAACAAAGTACAGATACTGGAAGAAAACCTGCTGAAGTTATTTTACCAGTTGGGCGAACAGCACGAAGACTACTTCAGTAACAGAACTCTGGATGCTATACTTACCCGCCGGAACATCCCGAAGAAACAGGCCTTAACCGGATTACATAAATTAAAACGACAGGGCTACATAGAAAAGCACCCTGACGGTTGGGCATTAACCAGAGAAGGTGAGATAAGAGGTAAACGTGTGGTGCGTTTGCACCGCTTGTGGGAGTTATACTTAACGCAGTATCTGCAACTGGCATCAGACCACGTGCACGAAGACGCAGAAACGATAGAACACATTATTACCCCGGAACTGGAGCAGAAACTGATGGAAGAACTGAACTACCCTGCCCTGGACCCGCACCACACCAAAATCCCATAG
- a CDS encoding metal ABC transporter ATP-binding protein yields MILHVENPVVEVHDLTVSYDRKPVLWGVDLTLPAGSLVGVIGPNGAGKSTLIKAIMDLLPVSSGYVRIFGDPIKQVRKRISYVPQRESVDWDFPASVFDVVLMGRYGNLGLFNRPRKADKDAAMQALEKVGMQAFADRQISQLSGGQQQRVFLARALAQNADIYFMDEPFAGVDIATETAIIELLRTMRAQGKTVIVVHHDLQSASEYFDWVVLLNMRLVASGPTEQVLTQEMLEQTYGGKLTVLSKVGDLLRKQEFPTRETKAKKV; encoded by the coding sequence ATGATACTTCATGTAGAAAATCCGGTAGTAGAAGTACACGATCTTACAGTGAGTTATGATCGGAAGCCTGTACTGTGGGGCGTAGACCTTACTTTGCCTGCCGGGTCGCTGGTAGGCGTTATCGGGCCAAACGGTGCCGGTAAATCTACGCTTATAAAAGCTATCATGGACTTGCTGCCAGTCAGCAGCGGTTATGTTCGCATCTTCGGGGATCCGATAAAACAAGTACGCAAACGTATCTCCTATGTGCCGCAGCGCGAATCCGTAGACTGGGATTTTCCGGCTTCGGTGTTTGATGTGGTACTGATGGGACGTTACGGGAACCTGGGCTTGTTTAATCGGCCTCGCAAAGCGGATAAAGATGCTGCGATGCAGGCACTTGAGAAAGTAGGCATGCAGGCTTTCGCCGACCGGCAAATATCACAACTCTCCGGGGGGCAGCAACAACGCGTTTTCCTGGCAAGAGCATTGGCCCAGAACGCAGACATCTACTTTATGGATGAACCCTTTGCCGGTGTAGACATCGCTACTGAAACAGCTATTATAGAACTATTGCGTACTATGCGGGCACAAGGCAAAACAGTTATAGTAGTGCATCACGACCTGCAATCAGCAAGCGAATATTTTGATTGGGTAGTTTTACTGAACATGCGCTTAGTGGCTTCCGGCCCGACAGAACAGGTACTGACCCAGGAAATGCTGGAGCAAACCTATGGCGGTAAACTAACGGTGTTAAGCAAAGTAGGCGACTTACTGCGCAAACAGGAATTCCCGACCCGCGAGACTAAAGCGAAGAAAGTATGA
- a CDS encoding metal ABC transporter solute-binding protein, Zn/Mn family yields MYRASLLLTLIVCLLCWGCKQTITKGPVPDDKKMYVVTTTGILADAVKHIVGDAATVEAIMGSGVDPHLYKATQGDLQKLTDADLIVYNGLHLEGKMGEVLSKLNRFKSVVAAAEGIPEQYLLQSQDYADSHDPHVWFDVSLWQRVVQHLVSELQRKDPKNAEVYAANARNYLQQLEQLHRYTKQAIGSIPEQQRILITAHDAFGYFGKAYSIEVRGLQGISTVSEFGLQDVSSLVNFIVQHKIKAVFVESSVSPKAIEAVVIGSRKKGHNIHIGGTLYSDALGEAGTPAGTYTGMVRHNVNNIVSALK; encoded by the coding sequence GGTACCCGATGATAAGAAAATGTACGTGGTTACCACTACAGGTATTCTGGCTGATGCAGTGAAGCACATAGTTGGGGATGCCGCTACCGTAGAAGCCATTATGGGCAGCGGCGTGGACCCGCACCTCTACAAAGCCACGCAAGGCGACCTACAGAAACTGACAGATGCCGACCTTATAGTTTACAACGGGCTGCACCTGGAAGGCAAAATGGGCGAAGTACTGTCTAAGCTTAACCGCTTTAAGTCTGTGGTTGCTGCTGCCGAAGGAATACCAGAACAGTACCTGCTACAGTCCCAGGATTATGCCGATAGTCATGACCCGCACGTATGGTTTGATGTATCGTTGTGGCAGCGGGTGGTGCAGCACCTGGTAAGCGAATTGCAGCGCAAGGACCCGAAGAATGCTGAAGTGTATGCTGCCAACGCCCGGAATTACCTGCAACAACTGGAGCAACTGCACAGGTATACCAAACAAGCCATTGGCTCCATACCTGAGCAGCAGCGCATCCTGATAACGGCGCACGATGCCTTCGGGTACTTCGGCAAAGCTTATAGTATAGAAGTACGCGGTTTACAGGGAATCTCCACAGTTTCAGAATTTGGACTGCAGGATGTATCGTCGCTTGTAAACTTTATAGTACAACATAAGATAAAGGCTGTGTTTGTAGAGTCATCAGTATCACCAAAGGCCATCGAAGCAGTTGTAATCGGGAGCCGGAAAAAAGGACATAATATACACATTGGCGGCACCCTATACTCTGATGCACTTGGCGAAGCAGGAACACCGGCAGGTACTTATACCGGCATGGTCAGGCATAATGTAAACAACATCGTATCCGCTTTAAAATAA